In Camelina sativa cultivar DH55 chromosome 16, Cs, whole genome shotgun sequence, a single window of DNA contains:
- the LOC104752125 gene encoding zinc finger protein CONSTANS-LIKE 3-like, protein MASSRLCDSCKSTAATLFCRADAAFLCGQCDGKIHTANKLASRHERVWLCEVCEQAPAHVTCKADAAALCIACDRDIHSANPLSRRHDRVPIVPFYDAVSGSAKSASSSINFVDDDGGYADVSVEAASWLLPKEGGVEISNLFSDLEYPKMEVTSENSSGNDGVVPVQNKTMFLGEDYFNFDLAPSKTSQQGFNFINQTDSSRSLDVALVPENGGVTAAIATVTTPVVQLSPAEREARVLRYREKRKNRKFEKTIRYASRKAYAEMRPRIKGRFAKRTDSRGEDGGGDVGVYGGFGVVPSF, encoded by the exons atggcGTCGTCGAGGCTGTGCGACTCATGCAAATCGACGGCGGCGACTTTATTCTGCCGAGCTGACGCAGCGTTTCTCTGCGGCCAATGCGACGGTAAGATCCACACAGCTAACAAACTCGCTTCCCGTCACGAACGAGTCTGGCTATGCGAAGTCTGCGAACAAGCACCAGCACACGTCACCTGCAAAGCCGACGCCGCTGCTCTCTGCATCGCCTGCGACCGTGATATCCACTCAGCTAATCCGCTCTCTCGCCGCCACGATCGAGTCCCGATCGTTCCGTTCTACGACGCTGTTTCGGGATCTGCCAAAtccgcctcctcctccatcaATTTCGTTGACGACGACGGTGGTTACGCTGACGTTAGCGTCGAAGCTGCGTCGTGGCTTTTGCCTAAAGAAGGAGGAGTCGAGATCTCTAATTTGTTCTCCGATCTTGAGTATCCGAAGATGGAGGTTACGTCGGAGAATAGCTCCGGTAACGATGGAGTCGTTCCTGTTCAGAACAAGACGATGTTTCTCGGTGAAGATTACTTCAATTTCGATCTCGCTCCTTCCAAAACTTCTCAACAAGGATTCAATTTCATCAACCAAACT gattCGTCGAGATCTTTAGATGTAGCATTGGTGCCTGAAAATGGTGGAGTTACGGCGGCGATAGCGACGGTGACGACGCCAGTTGTGCAGTTGTCACCGGCGGAGAgggaagctagggttttgaggtatagagagaagaggaagaatcgGAAGTTTGAGAAGACGATTAGGTACGCGTCGCGTAAAGCTTACGCTGAGATGAGGCCGAGGATCAAAGGACGTTTTGCTAAGCGTACAGATTCGAGAGGTGAAGATGGTGGTGGAGACGTCGGAGTTTATGGCGGTTTCGGCGTTGTTCCGAGTTTCTGA
- the LOC104753976 gene encoding agamous-like MADS-box protein AGL61 has protein sequence MMSKKKETIGRQKIPMVKIKKESHRQVTFSKRRAGLFKKASELCTLCGAEIGIIVFSLAKKPFSFGHPSVESVLDRYLSRNNISLAQTQQPQGNPAAGCELNIQLTQILSEVEDEKKKGQAMEEIRKASVRRSVINWWEKPVEEMNMFQLQEMKHALEELRKTVVTNMASFSEVKEDVFGFLDNKVTAPPYMNMSAGLSSIYNFANGNGCF, from the coding sequence atgatgtcaaagaagaaagaaaccatcGGACGACAAAAAATTCCAATGGTtaagataaagaaagagagcCACAGACAAGTCACGTTCTCGAAACGCAGAGCCGGTCTCTTCAAGAAAGCTAGTGAACTTTGCACGTTGTGTGGTGCAGAGATTGGGATCATCGTGTTTTCTCTCGCCAAAAAGCCTTTCTCTTTCGGTCATCCGAGTGTTGAATCTGTATTGGATCGTTACTTGTCCCGGAACAATATATCCTTAGCTCAGACTCAACAACCGCAAGGGAACCCTGCAGCAGGCTGCGAACTGAATATACAGTTAACGCAGATTTTGAGCGAGGTagaggatgagaagaagaagggtcAAGCAAtggaagaaataagaaaagCGAGTGTGAGGCGGTCGGTGATCAATTGGTGGGAGAAACCAGTAGAGGAGATGAATATGTTTCAGTTACAAGAAATGAAACATGCATTGGAGGAGTTGAGGAAGACGGTTGTGACAAATATGGCCTCATTTAGTGAGGTGAAAGAGGATGTGTTTGGTTTCTTGGACAACAAAGTGACAGCTCCTCCGTACATGAACATGTCGGCTGGTCTTTcaagtatttataattttgccAACGGAAATGGTTGTTTCTGA
- the LOC104752128 gene encoding protein TIC 55, chloroplastic-like, which translates to MAVPFLSSSLHLTATSPILFTKVTTTPIIHRTTCTAPTKPRFHLLRRSAAAGTAVVDQTEGGGGEVFINPEEEKRVEVADYDWREEWYPLYLTRNVPEDAPLGLTVFDSQIVLYKDGEGTFRCYEDRCPHRLAKLSEGQLIDGRLECLYHGWQFEGDGKCVKIPQLPASAKIPKAACVKTYEVKDSQGVVWVWMSTKTSPNPEKLPWFEHFARPGFRDISTTHELPYDHSILLENLMDPAHVPISHDRTDFTAKREDAQPLVFEVTERTNRGFAGTWGPAKDGGKGSSLLRFDAPCVLQYNREFEGKDGVKNYFSALFLCRPTGQGKSMIISRFGVTKRSPLVSVFPQWYWHQNACKIFEQDMGFLSSQNEVLMKEKVPTKDLYLNLKSSDTWVAEYRKWMDKVGHGMPYHFGHRTISLPKVPPVVEHAPAGIIAALSASYPAKGGIGTMHAPNLANRYFRHIIHCRSCSKAIKSFELWKNILSATAVVLVTLAILVVSRQWKAVLLGSAALCSAAAYGCLRAIELNTNNFIRTHRRL; encoded by the exons ATGGCTGTTCCTTTTCTAAGCTCCTCTCTTCACCTCACAGCTACTTCTCCAATCCTCTTCACTAAAGTAACAACAACACCCATAATCCACAGAACAACATGCACAGCACCGACGAAACCCCGTTTCCATCTCCTCCGCCGTTCCGCCGCCGCCGGTACCGCCGTGGTTGATCAGacagaaggaggaggaggagaggttTTTATAAACCCTGAAGAAGAGAAACGTGTTGAGGTGGCTGATTACGATTGGAGGGAGGAGTGGTACCCTTTGTACCTCACCAGAAACGTCCCCGAGGATGCGCCGCTTGGCCTCACCGTCTTCGATAGCCAAATAGTTTTGTATAAAGACGGCGAAGGAACATTTCGCTGTTACGAGGATCGTTGTCCTCATCG gTTGGCTAAGTTGTCTGAAGGACAACTAATTGATGGGAGATTGGAATGTCTGTACCATGGTTGGCAATTTGAAGGAGATGGCAAATGTGTCAAGATTCCTCAG CTTCCTGCAAGTGCCAAGATTCCAAAGGCGGCTTGTGTGAAGACGTACGAGGTGAAGGATTCACAAGGAGTTGTATGGGTTTGGATGTCAACAAAGACATCTCCTAACCCTGAAAAGCTTCCTTGGTTTGAGCATTTTGCTAGACCTGGTTTTCGCGACATATCCACTACTCACGAGCTTCCTTATGACCATTCCATTCTTCTCGAGAATCTGATGGATCCGGCTCATGTCCCTATTTCTCATGACAGAACTGACTTCACTGCTAAAAGAGAAGATGCGCAGCCTCTGGTTTTTGAGGTCACCGAGAGAACTAACCGAGGTTTCGCAGGGACTTGGGGACCGGCGAAAGACGGCGGGAAGGGTAGTAGTCTACTTCGGTTTGATGCTCCATGTGTTCTGCAGTACAATCGAGAATTTGAGGGGAAGGACGGGGTGAAGAACTACTTTTCAGCGCTGTTTCTTTGTAGACCTACAGGGCAAGGGAAGTCTATGATTATTAGTAGGTTTGGGGTCACGAAAAGATCACCATTGGTTTCAGTGTTCCCTCAATGGTATTGGCATCAGAATGCCTGCAAGATCTTTGAACAAGACATGGGATTCCTATCGTCTCAAAACGAGGTTCTGATGAAGGAGAAAGTACCAACTAAGGACTTGTATTTAAATCTCAAGTCATCGGACACATGGGTTGCTGAGTATAGAAAGTGGATGGACAAAGTTGGTCATGGTATGCCTTATCATTTCGGGCATAGGACCATATCTCTCCCCAAGGTTCCTCCTGTAGTGGAACATGCCCCAGCAGGGATCATTGCAGCTCTCTCAGCTTCTTACCCTGCAAAAGGAGGAATTGGAACTATGCACGCTCCCAATTTGGCTAACCGGTACTTCAGACATATTATCCATTGTAGAAGCTGCAGCAAAGCGATCAAATCTTTTGAGCTCTGGAAAAATATCCTCTCTGCCACGGCAGTTGTTTTGGTGACTTTGGCCATTCTGGTGGTTAGTAGACAGTGGAAGGCTGTCCTGTTAGGTTCAGCAGCATTGTGCTCAGCCGCAGCTTATGGTTGCTTAAGAGCTATAGAACTAAACACCAATAACTTCATTAGAACACACAGAAGACTATGA
- the LOC104753977 gene encoding LOW QUALITY PROTEIN: F-box/kelch-repeat protein At4g39753-like (The sequence of the model RefSeq protein was modified relative to this genomic sequence to represent the inferred CDS: inserted 1 base in 1 codon) — protein sequence MIYFWVGTTAASAATSSLAETPWKKRKSNPSPPLSFLSLPDVLILNCLSRLSKSYYPKLSLVSKTFRSLISSLDLNHARFHHKTQEPFFYVCLKFPDRPLPTWYSLWIKPEDFDDKEEEKKKXKSTLVQVPSSYASQPLLIFNVGLDVYAFRQRYPPSRDMLVRKKDACFWRLAPKMSVARANHVACLFDEKIYVMGGCGENDTWGEVFDTKTQTWKPLPNPNPELRFSTMIRGIQVFQGKFYVRSNESKDSVYDPKQGKWNAAAKVLEIGSRCVVDNVWYSCRPNSFMWYDKECSDWRVVKGLSSLNQSRRSGLMDTVNFNGKLLLLWDKFTKPRRRICEEKNIWGALIAFEKRKNGQVWGKVEWSNVMLKVPSSYRFLRSTVILT from the exons ATGATCTACTTCTGGGTAGGAACCACCGCCGCCTCTGCGGCAACGAGTTCCTTAGCCGAAACGCCATGGAAAAAGAGGAAATCGAATCCATCACCTCCTCTATCCTTTTTGTCACTCCCAGATGTTCTCATCCTAAACTGTTTATCCCGTTTATCCAAATCCTACTACCCGAAACTCTCCTTAGTCTCCAAGACCTTTCGCTCTCTCATCTCATCCCTTGATCTTAACCACGCTCGGTTTCACCACAAAACACAAGAGCCCTTCTTTTACGTCTGCTTAAAGTTTCCCGATCGTCCTCTTCCTACTTGGTACTCGCTCTGGATCAAACCTGAGGATTTCGACgacaaggaggaggagaagaaga agaagtctACATTGGTACAAGTACCTTCTTCCTATGCTTCTCAACCATTGCTTATCTTTAATGTTGGTTTAGATGTCTATGCATTCAGACAACGATATCCTCCGTCTCGTGACATGTTGGTTCGTAAAAAGGATGCTTGCTTTTGGCGTTTAGCTCCCAAAATGTCTGTAGCTCGAGCCAATCACGTTGCTTGTCTCTTCgatgagaaaatatatgtaatggGAGGTTGTGGTGAGAATGATACTTGGGGTGAGGTTTTCGatacaaagactcaaacttggAAACCTTTACCGAACCCTAATCCCGAGCTCCGCTTCTCTACAATGATTAGAGGGATACAAGTATTCCAAGGAAAGTTTTACGTTAGGAGCAATGAGAGCAAGGATTCTGTTTATGATCCAAAACAAGGTAAATGGAACGCTGCAGCCAAAGTACTTGAGATTGGTAGTAGGTGTGTGGTAGATAATGTGTGGTACTCTTGCCGTCCCAATAGTTTTATGTGGTATGACAAAGAATGTAGTGATTGGAGAGTTGTCAAGGGTCTTTCTTCACTGAATCAAAGTCGTCGTAGTGGTTTGATGGATACAGTTAACTTCAATGGAAAACTCTTACTCTTGTGGGACAAGTTTACGAAGCCTCGTCGTCGTATTTGTGAAGAGAAGAATATTTGGGGTGCACTGATTGCGTTTGAAAAGCGCAAAAATGGTCAGGTTTGGGGGAAAGTTGAATGGTCTAATGTTATGCTTAAGGTTCCTAGTTCATACCGCTTCTTGCGTTCTACAGTGATACTGACTTGA
- the LOC104752129 gene encoding zinc finger CCCH domain-containing protein 22: MASEEDKALEDLLDVQLNEQKESLSAIGEALASDPFNPELLSVHEELLQAIKETEEGLFHLKRARLLQEADIVLNGLSRDAGEHLNELEPEKKDLDGSQCRFRHTDGRWYNGRIIGFEGSDTAKISFLTPTSESMTMCKFFMQQRCRFGSSCRSSHGLDVPLSSLKNYAQTEWKESMVGSKIWAVSGGKDDIWRKAELESWDDELQVGGIVFRDDGSSAKLGSDAMALSEYAQMTDDDGEEEEENEEGSGDSDSGESISSDYDEESPQGIGFLESTNQPRGVQTDTALFAKWENHTRGIASKMMASMGYREGMGLGASGQGILNPVLVKVLPAKRSLDYALEHVKNGEGKSEKQKKKRSRGGKRKREKKFAEAARAAKQKEESKPDLFSFINEQIFPRSHEKVSRMESVKKKQNSGPVDRKALVAYQDEIKDLKVELMKLEQMVNRNKKDQVVSDAATKRLNQVRKALASTLASQAAASNAVEIKEKEKKWLKF; the protein is encoded by the exons ATGGCGAGCGAAGAAGACAAAGCCCTTGAAGACCTTCTTGACGTTCAGCTCAATGAACAAAAAGAATCTCTTTCCGCCATCGGCGAAGCCCTAGCTTCTGACCCATTTAATCCCGAACTCCTCTCG GTTCATGAAGAACTTCTCCAAGCAATCAAGGAGACAGAGGAAGGGCTTTTCCACTTAAAGCGTGCTCGGTTATTGCAAGAAGCTGATATAGTGCTGAATGGGTTGAGTCGTGATGCTGGAGAGCATCTAAATGAATTGGAGCCAGAGAAAAAGGATTTGGATGGATCGCAATGTAGGTTTCGACATACTGATGGTCGTTGGTATAATGGTCGCATTATTGGGTTTGAAGGCTCTGATACTGCTAAGATCTCTTTCCTTACACCCACATCTGAGAGTATGACG ATGTGCAAGTTTTTCATGCAACAGAGGTGTCGGTTTGGTAGTTCTTGTCGTTCATCACATG GACTAGATGTGCCGTTATCTTCTCTAAAGAACTATGCACAGACTGAGTGGAAAGAATCGATGGTAGGCTCCAAGATTTGGGCCGTTTCTGGCGGTAAAGACGACATATGGAGGAAGGCTGAACTTGAATCATGGGATGATGAGTTACAAGTTGGCGGAATTGTTTTCAGAGATGATGGAAGCTCCGCAAAGCTAGGATCTGATGCTATGGCATTGTCAGAATACGCTCAGATGACTGATGATGACggggaagaggaggaggagaacgaAGAAGGGAGTGGTGATTCAGATTCTGGCGAATCTATTTCAAGTGATTATGATGAAGAGTCTCCACAAGGCATAGGCTTTCTAGAAAGCACAAATCAACCAAGAGGCGTCCAAACTGACACCGCCTTATTTGCTAAGTGGGAGAATCACACCAGAGGAATAGCTTCGAAGATGATGGCAAGTATGGGTTACCGTGAAGGGATGGGTCTTGGTGCCTCTGGTCAAGGGATATTAAATCCTGTCTTAGTAAAAGTACTTCCAGCAAAGCGGTCGCTGGATTATGCTCTTGAGCATGTTAAAAACGGAGAAGGTAAAAgcgagaagcagaagaagaaaaggagcaGAGGTGGGAAAAGGAAGCGTGAGAAGAAGTTTGCAGAAGCAGCTAGAGCAGCGAAACAAAAAGAGGAATCGAAGCCAGATTTGTTTAGCTTTATCAACGAACAAATTTTTCCTAGAAGCCATGAGAAAGTAAGCAGGATGGAGTCCgtaaaaaagaagcaaaacagtggTCCAGTAGACAGGAAAGCTTTGGTTGCATACCAAGACGAAATCAAGGACTTGAAGGTGGAactaatgaaactagaacagatggtcaacagaaacaagaaagatCAAGTCGTTTCAGATGCTGCGACAAAAAGACTGAACCAAGTCCGAAAGGCATTGGCGAGTACACTAGCATCTCAAGCAGCTGCCTCCAATGCAGTagaaatcaaagagaaagagaagaaatggCTCAAGTTTTAG
- the LOC104752130 gene encoding protein TIC 55, chloroplastic, which produces MAAHFLSSSLQLTATSPILFTKITTPIIHNQFNHRTTCRAPTNPRFHFLRRAADAAVADQTEEGGRGGEVLLNPEEEKRVEVADYDWTEEWYPLYLTRNVPEDAPLGLTVFDRQIVLYKDGEGTLRCYEDRCPHRLAKLSEGQLIDGRLECLYHGWQFEGDGKCVKIPQLPASAKIPKAACVKTYEVKDSQGVVWVWMSTKTPSNPEKLPWFEHFARPGFFDISTTHELPYDHSILLENLMDPAHVPISHDRTDFSAKREDAQPLVFEVTERTNRGFAGTWGKEKDGGKGSNLLRFDAPCVLQNNREFDGKDGVKNYFSGLFLCRPTGQGKSMLIVRFGVTKMSPLVSVLPQWFSHQNACKVFEQDMGFLSSQNEVLMKEKVPTKDLYLNLKSSDTWVTEYRKWMDKVGHGMPYHFGHRTISLPKVPPVVEHAPAGLIAALSASYPAKGGIGTMHAPNLANRYFRHIIHCRSCSKAIKSFELWKNILSATAIVLTTLAILVVSRQWKAVLLGSAALLSAAAYACLRAIELNTNNFIRTHRRL; this is translated from the exons ATGGCTGCTCATTTTCTAAGCTCCTCTCTTCAACTCACAGCTACTTCTCCAATCCTCTTCACTAAGATAACAACACCTATAATCCACAACCAATTCAACCACAGAACGACATGCAGAGCACCGACGAACCCCCGTTTCCATTTCCTCCGCCGTGCCGCCGACGCCGCCGTGGCTGATCAGAcagaagaaggaggaagaggaggagaggtTCTTTTAAACCCTGAAGAAGAGAAACGTGTTGAGGTGGCTGATTACGATTGGACAGAGGAGTGGTACCCTTTGTACCTCACCAGAAACGTTCCCGAGGATGCGCCCCTTGGCCTCACTGTCTTTGATCGCCAAATAGTTTTGTATAAAGACGGCGAAGGTACACTTCGCTGTTACGAGGATCGTTGTCCTCATCG gtTGGCGAAGTTGTCTGAAGGACAATTAATTGATGGGAGATTGGAATGTCTGTACCATGGTTGGCAATTTGAAGGAGATGGAAAATGTGTCAAGATTcctcag CTTCCTGCAAGTGCCAAGATTCCAAAGGCGGCTTGCGTGAAGACATACGAGGTGAAGGATTCACAAGGAGTTGTATGGGTTTGGATGTCAACAAAGACACCTTCTAACCCTGAAAAGCTTCCTTGGTTTGAGCATTTTGCTAGACCTGGTTTTTTCGACATATCCACAACTCACGAGCTTCCTTATGACCATTCCATTCTTCTGGAGAATCTGATGGATCCGGCTCATGTCCCTATTTCTCATGATAGAACTGACTTCAGTGCAAAAAGAGAAGATGCTCAGCCTCTGGTTTTTGAGGTCACCGAGAGAACTAACCGGGGTTTCGCAGGGACTTGGGGAAAGGAGAAAGACGGCGGGAAAGGGAGTAATTTACTTCGGTTTGATGCTCCATGTGTTCTGCAGAACAATCGAGAATTTGATGGGAAGGACGGGGTGAAGAACTACTTTTCAGGGCTGTTTCTCTGTAGACCAACAGGGCAAGGGAAGTCTATGCTTATTGTTAGGTTTGGGGTCACGAAAATGTCACCTTTGGTTTCAGTGTTACCTCAATGGTTCTCGCATCAGAATGCCTGCAAGGTCTTTGAACAAGACATGGGGTTCCTATCGTCTCAAAACGAAGTTCTGATGAAAGAGAAAGTACCAACTAAGGACTTGTATTTAAATCTCAAGTCATCGGACACATGGGTCACTGAGTATAGAAAGTGGATGGACAAAGTTGGTCATGGGATGCCTTACCATTTTGGGCATAGGACCATATCTCTCCCCAAGGTTCCTCCCGTAGTGGAGCATGCCCCAGCAGGGCTCATTGCAGCTCTCTCAGCTTCTTACCCTGCAAAAGGAGGAATTGGAACTATGCACGCTCCCAATTTGGCTAACCGGTACTTCAGACATATTATCCATTGTAGAAGCTGCAGCAAAGCGATCAAATCTTTCGAGCTCTGGAAAAATATCCTCTCTGCCACGGCAATTGTTTTGACGACTTTGGCCATTCTGGTGGTTAGTAGACAGTGGAAGGCTGTCCTGTTAGGTTCAGCAGCATTGCTCTCAGCCGCAGCTTATGCTTGCTTAAGAGCTATAGAACTAAACACCAATAACTTCATTAGAACACACAGAAGACTATGA
- the LOC104752127 gene encoding peroxidase 18, with product MALQVSSCRPKSTLFSLLLCLPLLLLISSSVADLSFNFYAGSCPGAELIVRNTVRSASSSDPSVLGKLLRLIFHDCFVQGCDGSVLIRGNGTERSDPGNASLGGFAVIESIKNVLEIFCPGTVSCADILVLAARDAVEALGGPVVPIPTGRRDGTVSMAANVRPNIIDTDFTVDKMINIFSSKGLSIQDLVVLSGAHTIGAAHCNTFNSRFKLDPKGNLELIDSSLDNSYAQTLMNKCSSSLDPTTTVVENDPETSSTFDNQYYKNLLAHKGLFQTDSVLMEDDRTRKIVEILANDQESFFERWTESFMKMSVIGVRVGEEGEIRRSCSAVN from the exons atggcGTTGCAAGTTTCTTCATGCAGACCAAAATCGACcttgttctctcttctcctaTGTCTTCCACTACTTTTGCTTATTTCTTCCTCAGTAGCTGACCTCTCTTTTAACTTCTACGCCGGTTCTTGCCCTGGAGCTGAGTTAATCGTGAGGAACACAGTTAGATCTGCTTCTTCCTCTGATCCATCAGTCCTTGGGAAGCTTCTCCGCCTCATCTTCCATGACTGCTTCGTTCAG GGTTGTGATGGTTCAGTCTTGATTCGAGGGAACGGTACAGAGCGAAGTGACCCTGGTAACGCGTCTCTAGGAGGATTCGCTGTTATAGAAAGCATCAAAAATGTTCTTGAAATCTTTTGTCCAGGCACAGTGTCTTGCGCTGATATCCTTGTTCTTGCTGCTCGAGATGCAGTAGAAGCT CTTGGAGGACCGGTAGTTCCGATACCGACAGGGAGAAGAGACGGGACGGTCTCAATGGCGGCAAACGTCAGACCAAACATCATCGATACCGATTTCACAGTTGATAAAAtgatcaatatattttcctCTAAAGGCTTATCTATTCAAGATCTAGTCGTCCTCTCTG GAGCGCACACTATTGGAGCTGCGCATTGCAACACGTTCAACAGTAGGTTTAAGCTTGATCCCAAAGGAAATTTAGAGTTAATAGACTCGTCTCTTGATAACTCCTATGCCCAAACACTTATGAACAAGTGTTCATCGTCATTGGATCCGACAACCACGGTCGTTGAAAACGATCCAGAGACATCTTCGACGTTCGATAATCAGTACTACAAGAATCTGCTAGCTCACAAGGGTTTGTTTCAGACGGATTCAGTTCTCATGGAAGATGATCGAACGAGGAAGATTGTTGAGATTCTTGCAAATGATCAGGAGAGTTTCTTCGAGAGATGGACTGAGTCGTTTATGAAGATGAGTGTGATAGGTGTGcgagttggtgaagaaggtgagATCAGACGTTCTTGTTCTGCTGTTAATTAA
- the LOC104752131 gene encoding uncharacterized protein LOC104752131: MEICMCCDAHLVTKPILNPPWSSPRRTKLGFVPALRRFHVKASAVDSPESSSNFAKRMDQAWIISQQPSPVGCSSCNSKGHVECKWCAGTGFFILGDNMLCQVPSRNTSCVICSGQGSACCRDCKGTGFRAKWLEKPPVPS; encoded by the exons atggaGATTTGTATGTGTTGCGATGCACACCTCGTAACAAAACCAATTTTGAATCCACCATGGAGCTCTCCGAGGAGAACGAAGCTAGGTTTTGTACCGGCTCTTCGCCGCTTTCACGTCAAGGCTTCGGCGGTGGATTCGCCTGAGAGTTCTTCAAATTTCGCCAAGCGTATGGATCAAGCTTGGATTATCTCACAG CAACCAAGTCCTGTTGGATGCTCATCTTGCAATTCAAAGGGTCATGTTGAATGCAAATGGTGTGCGGGTACAGGATTCTTCATCCTCGGTGATAACATGCTTTGCCAAGTACCCTCAAGGAATACTTCTTGCGTGATCTGCTCCGGACAG GGATCTGCTTGCTGTAGGGATTGCAAAGGAACTGGGTTTCGTGCCAAGTGGTTAGAAAAGCCTCCAGTGCCGTCGTAG
- the LOC104752124 gene encoding ADP-ribosylation factor 1: MGILFTRMFSSVFGNKEARILVLGLDNAGKTTILYRLQMGEVVSTIPTIGFNVETVQYNNIKFQVWDLGGQTSIRPYWRCYFPNTQAVIYVVDSSDTDRIGVAKEEFHAILEEEELKGAVVLIFANKQDLPGALDDAAVTEALELHKIKSRQWAIFKTCAVKGEGLFEGLDWLSNTLKSGSG; encoded by the exons atgggAATCCTATTCACGCGGATGTTCTCTTCCGTGTTTGGCAACAAAGAAGCTCGTATCCTCGTCCTCGGTCTCGACAATGCTGGAAAAACCACAATCCTCT ATCGGCTACAGATGGGGGAAGTTGTCTCTACGATTCCGA CTATTGGATTTAACGTTGAGACTGTTCAGTACAACAATATCAAGTTTCAGGTCTGGGATTTAG GTGGACAAACAAGCATCAG GCCGTACTGGCGATGCTATTTCCCGAATACACAAGCAGTGATCTATGTTGTTGACTCGAGTGATACAGATAGAATCGGGGTGGCGAAAGAGGAGTTTCATGCAATTTTGGAG GAAGAGGAATTGAAAGGTGCGGTGGTTCTGATATTTGCAAACAAGCAG GATCTTCCTGGTGCACTCGATGATGCGGCTGTTACAGAAGCTTTGGAGTTGCATAAGATAAAGAGTCGTCAATGGgcaatcttcaaaacttgtgctGTGAAAGGCGAGGGACTTTTTGAGGGATTGGACTG GTTGAGTAATACGTTGAAGTCGGGCAGTGGCTAA